Genomic segment of Pseudothermotoga sp.:
ATTTATCGACTATGTACTTGGCGTGTATCGATGGGGATGACACGAATTCGATGAGCTTGAGCGCATAATCGGCGTTCGCTGCCTTGGTCGGTATCGCGAAGTACATCGGTTGACCAGGCATACCGGGTTCTGGAAGGATCAACCTTATGTTCGGGTCCATCCTACCTTCCCTGATCCACGTGTAGAACATGTCCACCCAAACTGGGCCCATCCAGATCTCGCCCCTGTTCAGTGCGTCCAGAGTTCCAGCGTTGCCAGCCGTGAGCACAACGTACTTGTTGAACTCTTTCAATTCTGCGTAGATCTGTGGCCAATCTTCCGTGTACTTCTCATCGAAAGGTCCGTTCATCAGTATCTCTGGATTCTTCGACTTCCAATAGACCCATCCGAACACGAACGAAACACCAGACATACCACCTTTGATGCCGTTGTAGCCGAACTTCTTCGGGTTCTTCTTCACCCATTCGACCAGTTCGGCATAGCTCCTCGGTGGATCTTTGACGAACCTTGGGTTGTAAGCTATCGCAGTCTGGCTGTGGAACATGGGCATGACGTAACCGTCAACTTTGACGCCGAGTGCAACTTCCGCCGTCTTCATCGTCACGAGTCTCCTCGCGGTGAGGAAATCCGTGTACGGTCTTATTAGACCACGCTCGATCGCCCAGATCGTTCCAGCCTCGTGAATGACGACTAAATCGATGGCCCACTTGTCCTTGCCCGAATCTTTCTCGAGTTGCAGTTGTTGAATGATCTGTTGCGAGCCGGCATCACCTGGTCCGGTACCTACGACCTTCACCTTCACGTTCGGATAGAGTTTTTCAAACTGTGGTGCTATCTCGTACTGGAAGAAATCGACCATGTTCTGATCACCCGCGACCATCATGGTGAGGGTGACTTTGATGGGGATGTCTGCCTGTGCCAACACCACCGCCGCTGCGAGCATCAACAGCACGGCACACACTCTCTTCATGCACATTCACCTCCCCTTCAATTTGAACAATGAACTTTCAGAGTTTCTTCAAAAACCTTTGTAAAGTTTTAAAAGCCAATCTGGCCGCCTCTTCGGTTCCACCTGGCAACGGCAAGCACTCCACCGAGATGAACCCACTGTAACCGATCTCTCGCAGAGTTTTGAAGATCGAATCGAAGTTCAAATGTCCCGCACCCGGTGCCCATCTGTTGCTGTCAGCGACGTGGAAATGTTTGATCCAACTCGCACACTCTTTCAAGCTCTCTTCGATGTTCACTTCCTCGATGTTCATGTGGAACGTATCGGCCAATATTCCCACATTGTCACGCCTCAAAAGCTCCAAGGCATGTCTCACTTCTTTCAACGTGTTCAGAAAATCCGTCTCGTACCTGTTCAAAGGTTCCACCACCAGCTCGACACCCTTTTCTTTCGCGTAGTTTGCGAGCTCACCCACCGACTCGATGAACAATTTCAAAGTCTCGTCCAAGGATCTTTTTCCCTTCTTGCCCCTAACCAGTCCAACGATGACCTTCGCATTGAAGAACGAGGCGAAATCGATGTGATTCTTTAGCCTCTCCATGGCGCGGGATCGTATTGAAACGTCCGCATCGGTGATGCTCAAACCTTCAGCGAGATAAGCTTGCCCAGTCCCAACGGCAACCACATCCATTCGCAACTCATCCAACAAACTTTTGAGTTGTGCCACGTCTATCACTTTCGGGTCTCTGATCGCGATCTCGACGGCATCGTAGCCAATATCTTTGGCCATCATCGCTCCCTTCGTCAGATCACCTTTGAAGGCCAACGCATCGAAGGCGGCATCTACCGTGCTCAAAACCAGTGCAAGTTTCACAGAGTCACCCCTTTTGTGAAGAATTTCTCGAAGAACTCTTGAAGTCCAAGATGACCGCAGTTTTGCAAGATGACCTTAGCTTGTTTCTTCACAACATCCGGTGCATCGTTGAAGGTCACACCGGTTCCCGCAATTTTGATCATCTCCAGATCGTTCTCCCCGTTGCCGAAAGCTACAACCTCCTTTAAATCGATGTTCAAAAACTTGCAGAGTCTCCTCAGCGCTTCAGCTTTGTTCACACCGAACGGTAGGATTTCTAAAAGGTCCTCTTCCGATCTTGTGATCGAAGCGTGGATACGATGCTGAAGTTTCAATACGTTCTCTATGTCGGTCAGTTCAAAACTGGGGCCTGTGAGAACTATCTTCGTCACCCTTTTGTGATTCAAAAAATCGATGTTCTCCACAAGATGGTAGCTGAGCCCATCTCTGTAAACGTAACGTGCCGCATGTGAAGTTAAATTCAGAACGTAGACATCTTCATCGATGAAGAAAAAGATGGACACGTCAGACCTTTGGCAAAGATGGCCCACCTTTTGAGCCAGAGAATCTTGTAACGTCTCTGAATACAGGTATCGCCCAGTCACTGGATCGAAGATCCGTGCACCGTTGAAGAGTATCACGGGTACTTTGCTGACGAGTCGTTCGATGAATCTGCTCGCACTCTTCAAAGAGCGACCCGTCGCCACAGTGGATTTGACACTTTTCTCCTCCAGTTTTTTCAACATTTGCAAAGTTTCTAAAGAAAGGGTCCCATCTTTTTCCAAAAGTGTTCCATCCAGATCGAAGACCAGCAATTTCATTCTCTCTTCACCACCGACATGGACGATCTTTCGAACGACACATTCACCGTTTCACCGAGCTGTGGAACTTTTCTTTCCTCGTGCCCGTGGATTTCAACGCTCACAGTTCCATGCTCGGTCTTGATCTCAAAGTAGAACGTTGAACCGGTGTAGACTCTAGTCACGACCTTTCCTTTCAACAAACCTTCTTGGGGTGAAACGAACCGTCCGCCTTCAGGTCTGAGGACCAAAAGAACCGAATCGTTCAGTTGAACGTTCGAATCTTCCCGCACATCGACGGTTACCTTCTGACCATCCTTCAACTCAACGATGGCTTCGTTATGTTTGCGCTCGTAGATCTTTCCTTCGACGAAGCTGGCTTTCCCAATGAAGCTGGCCACGAACACGTTGGTGGGAAATCTGTAAAGCATCTCTGGTGTATCCTTTTGAACGATTTTTCCGTCTTTCATCACGATCACATAGTCTGAAAGCGTCATGGCTTCCAGCTGATCGTGTGTCACATAAATGCTGGTGATACCAAGGCTCATCTGTATTTTTCTCAGCTCGACTCTCATCTGCTCACGGAGTTTCGCATCCAAGTTCGATAGAGGCTCGTCCAAGAGGAGCACCTTCGGCTCAACTACCAGTGCGCGCGCCAAAGCTACACGTTGTTGTTGACCGCCAGACAGTTGACTGGGATATCTCTTTTCCAAACCAACGAGCCCGACTATTTCCAGTATCTGCATCACTTTCCTTCGCAAAATGTCTTTCGCTACCCTGCGCGCTTTGAGTCCGTAGGCGACATTCTCGAACACGTTCAGATGTGGAAACAAAGCGTAGCTCTGAAAGACCATCGCGGTCGGACGGCGGTTCGGTGGCAGATCGTTGACCACACTTCCGTCGATGAGTATGTCTCCAGAAGTGGGTATTTCGAATCCACCTATCAGGCGTAGAGTTGTAGTCTTGCCACAACCTGATGGCCCCAGCAAAGTCACGAGTTTCCCCTTCTCCACCCCAAAGCTCACACCATCGACGGCCCTCACGACGGAACGTGTGGCAGGATCTTTGAAGATCTTCACCAAGTTTTTGACTTCGACGTAGTAGCCGTTCACCCTTCAACCCTCCTGAGCTTCATTTGGTACGAAAGGTTCACCGTCACAACTCTCATCAAAAACATCGCCAGAACGACGAACCCAATCAAAACACAGCTGAGAGCTGCCGCTTGTGCCAAGTCACCGTTGCTCACAGCCCCAAGGATCCTCACGGTGATGAGATTCCACTTGGCCGATACGACGAAGATCACGGCGCTTATAGCCGTCATGCTCCGAACGAAAGCGTTGAACAACGCCGTGAAGAAGGCTGGCATCAACAATGGGAGTGTGACTTTCCAAAAGGTCTGGTTACTGTTACACCCAAGATCCATGGAAGCTTCTTCTATCGATTTGTCTATCTGATACAGCGCAGCAACTCCGTTCTGTACGCCCACAGGAAGCTCCCTGAAGACGAACACCAACACTATGATCAACGCCGTTCCCGTTAGAACGAGTGGTTCTTGGTTGAAGGCCAGAAGGTAACCTATACCAACCACCGTTCCGGGGACCGCGAAAGGCAGCAGCGAAATGGCTTCCATCAATCTCCTTCCAAAGAACTCTTTCCTCGCCACAAGATAGGCGATCATTATGCCGAGCACACCACATATGGGTGTCGCCATGGACGCCAACAACAGAGTGTCCTTCAGATACTCCCAGCTGAAGTTGAAGACGTATCTGTAGTTGTCCAGCGTTAAGGTATGATTCACACCCCAAAGCTTGGTGAAAGAACCGAACAACACTGTTCCGTAGAACGTCATGATGGAGGCTGTGAGGATGAAGCAGATGAGCGTGAGGATCACCTTCGCCCAACTTGGAAGTTCCATCGATTTGGATAGGAAAGATTTTCCCGTCACCGTGACGAAAGATTTCCTCGACAACCAATATCTCTGTACGAAGAACG
This window contains:
- a CDS encoding extracellular solute-binding protein — encoded protein: MKRVCAVLLMLAAAVVLAQADIPIKVTLTMMVAGDQNMVDFFQYEIAPQFEKLYPNVKVKVVGTGPGDAGSQQIIQQLQLEKDSGKDKWAIDLVVIHEAGTIWAIERGLIRPYTDFLTARRLVTMKTAEVALGVKVDGYVMPMFHSQTAIAYNPRFVKDPPRSYAELVEWVKKNPKKFGYNGIKGGMSGVSFVFGWVYWKSKNPEILMNGPFDEKYTEDWPQIYAELKEFNKYVVLTAGNAGTLDALNRGEIWMGPVWVDMFYTWIREGRMDPNIRLILPEPGMPGQPMYFAIPTKAANADYALKLIEFVSSPSIHAKYIVDKFNWYPAIGVEYVSPHLGKEVFERLYRDIKETDLLKFGKRMPIADYRTRMLEAYERWVEK
- a CDS encoding ABC transporter ATP-binding protein, giving the protein MNGYYVEVKNLVKIFKDPATRSVVRAVDGVSFGVEKGKLVTLLGPSGCGKTTTLRLIGGFEIPTSGDILIDGSVVNDLPPNRRPTAMVFQSYALFPHLNVFENVAYGLKARRVAKDILRRKVMQILEIVGLVGLEKRYPSQLSGGQQQRVALARALVVEPKVLLLDEPLSNLDAKLREQMRVELRKIQMSLGITSIYVTHDQLEAMTLSDYVIVMKDGKIVQKDTPEMLYRFPTNVFVASFIGKASFVEGKIYERKHNEAIVELKDGQKVTVDVREDSNVQLNDSVLLVLRPEGGRFVSPQEGLLKGKVVTRVYTGSTFYFEIKTEHGTVSVEIHGHEERKVPQLGETVNVSFERSSMSVVKRE
- a CDS encoding Cof-type HAD-IIB family hydrolase; protein product: MKLLVFDLDGTLLEKDGTLSLETLQMLKKLEEKSVKSTVATGRSLKSASRFIERLVSKVPVILFNGARIFDPVTGRYLYSETLQDSLAQKVGHLCQRSDVSIFFFIDEDVYVLNLTSHAARYVYRDGLSYHLVENIDFLNHKRVTKIVLTGPSFELTDIENVLKLQHRIHASITRSEEDLLEILPFGVNKAEALRRLCKFLNIDLKEVVAFGNGENDLEMIKIAGTGVTFNDAPDVVKKQAKVILQNCGHLGLQEFFEKFFTKGVTL
- the iolO gene encoding 5-keto-L-gluconate epimerase; protein product: MKLALVLSTVDAAFDALAFKGDLTKGAMMAKDIGYDAVEIAIRDPKVIDVAQLKSLLDELRMDVVAVGTGQAYLAEGLSITDADVSIRSRAMERLKNHIDFASFFNAKVIVGLVRGKKGKRSLDETLKLFIESVGELANYAKEKGVELVVEPLNRYETDFLNTLKEVRHALELLRRDNVGILADTFHMNIEEVNIEESLKECASWIKHFHVADSNRWAPGAGHLNFDSIFKTLREIGYSGFISVECLPLPGGTEEAARLAFKTLQRFLKKL
- a CDS encoding iron ABC transporter permease, whose product is MGKQLRRILNEPVLLSMIVLVWVLLAIFVIYPLFMVGLKSFEPKPARFGLDVYRTIFSKRYFIVPIFNTLRLGVVVACLGVLIGYIFAYSIVKANVPMKNFFRTVATFPIVSPPFVVALAAILLFGRNGLFTRRLFGGTPPFEIYGFWGLVIVETLAYFPTAFLTLEGTLLSIGADLEEASQSLGCSKWRTFWRVTFPLSMPGVLSAWLLVFSQSMADFGNPLVLGGKYHVLSVSAYLEITGGYRVPHGSALAILLLIPTLIAFFVQRYWLSRKSFVTVTGKSFLSKSMELPSWAKVILTLICFILTASIMTFYGTVLFGSFTKLWGVNHTLTLDNYRYVFNFSWEYLKDTLLLASMATPICGVLGIMIAYLVARKEFFGRRLMEAISLLPFAVPGTVVGIGYLLAFNQEPLVLTGTALIIVLVFVFRELPVGVQNGVAALYQIDKSIEEASMDLGCNSNQTFWKVTLPLLMPAFFTALFNAFVRSMTAISAVIFVVSAKWNLITVRILGAVSNGDLAQAAALSCVLIGFVVLAMFLMRVVTVNLSYQMKLRRVEG